CCTAAACATGTTCCTTCTATGTGAGCTAAGGAGCAATAATCAAACACAAGTTTAAagaggagggacacacacacacacacacacacacacacactgttgatgGAATTACTAAGAGCAGTGAGCCTGTACAAATccgagaaggaaaaagaaaaaattgtCATccacatagtgtgtgtgtgtgtgtgtgtttgaacgcAATGGAGCATGAAGCGTTGGGGAGCTTTGCTGATACACTCTGCAGAGAACTAGATCACTGCTTTCAGAATTATCCTCCTGTCCCCCCACCTCCCCTTTTCATTTAAATAGCTTGTTTATCAGATCCCACACCACCACTTCCTCAAAACAACACTAATCCAAAAAGCCACCTGTCATAGTTTATCTTCCCCCAGCCTTTAGGAATCTTTTGTGTTTGACTTTGAGATCTATTTTACTTCTCAGGGACTTGCCAAGGAGTGAAGTTGTAGCTAGAGAGAAGGAGATAAGGCAATCGGGGAACTGCACAGCTGACAAGTAACACAGACTCTGCCCTCAATGACATTTGCTCATACAGATAATGGTAAAACCTTTGGTGCTGTGATACACTGCTGTGTAACACTTGGCTCTGACTTCATGGTAAGCGCTTTACATTATGTCAATAGAAGTATCAAACAACCGCCTGCTTCTACATGATAATAAACATGATGTACAATAATAATCAAACCCTTACACTTCTAAGCCCCCTTTTTTACATGGATTcccctcatgttttttttacaggctATAACATCAGTCAGATATGTTTTTGACTATTTTTGCATAGTTAATACAATCACTCACAGCAAGGATTAAATAAAGCCCAAATAAATCAATTGCTCAGGACATCTGTTTGTCGTTTTCACTATGATTGCGAGTGAAATGTGCAGCACATACACAAATGACTCTAGAACTGTCCATTATTAATGGGCCACAAATGAGCTTCTGACTCAGTTATTTAACCAATTAGAACTAAAAATTGTGCACTCCTCTGCAATCAGTGTTATCAAACCTGCTTAATTTTAGCTGTTTCAACAGGCCCTGAAAGCTAACAAGCCGTGCCAGGACACTATACACAACATAATGAATGATGTTGAAAACCCTCTATCTGAACCCCTTAGCTTTCCAATGTGTACATAAATACCACCTTAAAATTTAGGTTAGATAAGAACACAACACAGTTAAGAACAAAAGACCTCCAGTGGTTTCATCTAAATGGTATGAGTGGTTACAGACTCCACCTCTCAGTGATGACGGCTGTGGTCAGGGTTCAATGGTTATAAATGCTCAAAGGGAAAGACACTAAACAGTTTAACTGACCTAACCACCTGTTACATTGTGTCCTTGGGGAAATGCTCcttatttcagaaaatgtataaaaataatatgaTATGATGAAGTCTCTTAAATACTGCAACAGTACACATAATCAAtgtactgaaataaatacacctGGTAGCATAGAATCTGATATACAGTGTGTAATTCCAAGTAGTTACCTGGGCCATTACCTCTGCTTTCATCATCAGGCTGACCAGGCCCACTTCCTTCCATGACAGCTGCCACCTCTGGAACTGAAATGTggaattctattttttttggACCAGTGGGGTGTGGCTGCTCGAACACATCCGAGGGCTGCAGCAGTGGAGCACTGAGaacagcaaagacacacaaaaaaaagaaacaatcacCACTCCCCTCAATGGCAGTCTCTAATAAGAGCCAACAATAAACCTGGCTCTTAACAGCCTAGGGTTTGTAATATTTTGTTCTGGTCAATCTGGAGATATTTCCCAGTCCACAAACATAAGGCCAGGAGACTTTGCATGTGTATTCATAGCTTAGAAAAAAAGTTCGTGCTCTATCATTAGAGGAGCGTGTGCATATGCGATGCCAAGACAGTACAATAAGTCCCAGGGCCACATAAGGCTGCTTTCATAAAGAAGAGTTATTGTCTGGAGGTTTTTGTCCTCTGTTTTAGCTGCCTATGAATACTGTCTTGAGATGAGCAATGCGTGAGGACTGTGACATGCATGAGTGCCTTTGGTCTACCTCTGAGAGTCTGGTTTGGGAGTGTAGAGTAGATCCTTGATCTTGGGCTTCTTTCTCTTTGAAGCTGTTTTTGGTCTCAGGGGTCTCTTGCATGCTTGGTTGACCAGGCCCATCAGACGAACAATCCTGAAATAAAGCAAGCATAGGGAATAAGGGAAAATATTTCGTTTGCCTCCAAACAAAGAAAAGCCCATGATTTAAAGCCATTTTATGTTAAACCACTTACATCTTTGTACAACAACAAAGTAAAACACTGGCTTAACTCTTATTAAGCATACCGTATATAATGGAAAATCATATGCTGTCAATCAGAATGAAGATTGTGTGTTACTGCATCTCACCTTTCTttgtcttcatcatcttcactcTCATATTCAGACTCTTCCTCACTGGCCagctccatctcttcctctggcAAAGGAGGGTATTCaggagggaagggagggggCATGGGGATGGGTGGAGCAGGGCGCAGCATGTCTGACTGCTGAAAACAAAAGTACACAGCTTAACATACACGTTTCCTGTGATGTCAGGGGTGATGGCTTTCACCCGGGTAACTGATGAACAGCCAACTATGATTCTTAAGTCTGCATATGGGTAAAGTGATATGATCTCATATTAAAGTGCAGCCAGAGTATGATCCCAGTAATGGTCGATATTAAGATGAGATTAAATCACCTTTTGTAATTATTTTAGTGTGATAAAACTAACCATTATGGTTACTGTTACAAATGATCTGATTAAATTCGTTTCACATTTGGATTAAAATACTGTAAAACCTAAAACAGTGAGATTACCATcacttcaaacaaacaaaaacagcatatTTTAGTAATTTTGACATGACTGACACATAaactgagaaataaaaaaaaacttccatcTAAGCCATTCTGCACACTATTCATAGCAgtaacagtttttgttttttcagtatGTCCCTTACCATAGGTGGTCTGGGAGTGACTGGACCAAAAGGACATGGTAAGTTCATTTTATTCATCAGATGAAGCACCTGCATAATTTCAGATTAGAATATGAGAACAGTTTACGTAGTAGTATCAAAGATTAATAGCACAGGCTGGGTGGAGGCtggtaaaataaatatttatactgCTGCTCTTAAACAGGCAGCCTCTAACTTAGGCTCCATATGTTAAACAGATTGTCAAATGTTTGCATACAAATACTTGGATCAAGGTGAGATTGAGGCTGAAGTAAAATACCTGCAGTGAGACCACCTTCCGTGACACACTAGCGCCACCAAGATGCTAACGCAGGAAGTAGCAGCTATGAAAATCCATGCTGGGTGACTCGCAGGGAAATGTTAAAACCCATAACTCATGCCTCCTACTTATGGGTTATTATTAATACTTGGTCTCAACTTGTAATTTTAAAGGAAAATGTTTGCTGTTTGATCTCTAAGAGACTTGGATGCAGTTGAAATACCCCTGGGACTCTTATTCCAGGGTCATATTTGTGTTTTGCACTATAAATCTCAAGGCTAGAAATTGtgtcatatttacatatttttgtatAAATTCCCACTCACAAATGTATATAGCAACAGTATTAAAAGACACAAGCACGCATCTAAGAAATGACATATGCCTATCAAGGTTTCAGGTGGAAATTACATATAAGAAAAAACAGCATTTACTTACTTGAACGTAAAACTTTGGCACACTCATCAGGGCATGCATTATGTTTGTCAGTATGCTGTTGGAGGGTGGTGGGTATAAATATTTCAAAGTAGGATTCGGTTCAAACTTCAACCTgtagaaaaaagagaagaaaagacatTTGAAAGAACACTGTAGTGACAACTCACTGCccatcataaaaaaatacatacatccCATGGAATTAGGATCGCCAGGTAAAGCTTATAACTTttaatcaatgtgtgtgtgtctacaaaaTGTGACTCGGCTACAAGAAAATGACAGCAGAGAATTGAAGAATTGCCACAAGTCCTACAAGTATTAAAATATTGAGCTGGTAACTATGAGAGAAGACAGACTGGAGCAGGACACACGATCAGTAAAGGAGCAAGAGGTATCAAAGACCACCTGGTCCCTCCAACTGGTGGGACAGAAGGCCTGTCAGGCTGTCGGTGGTAGCCAGGCTATCTAATTGGACACAAGGTCTCTGACAGCTCCCAACCACAGCTTTCAGAATGTCATCCAGGTTTACAGTCTGTCAGCTGGCCTCCAGGCAGTTTCTacacagacaaactgacaaCAATCTGACCAGGGTAGGAGAGCATGTGTCACACACATTATGTATGGTATGGTTTATGTGCATAATAGCTTCCacgcaccaaaaaaaaaatggagacagGGCCTGATAACTGACACAGTTAAAAGCATCTttggtggaggagagagagatatcagccaaaacaaaatatgttttcttccACTCTTACCCAAGGCTCGGTGCAACACCAGTCTCTATGAGGGGAATATTTGGCTGTTGggtctcctttttcttctgctcttctTTTTTAGCTTTACCTCTActagaggagaaaaaacaaaaaacttcaaataacatcaaaaacaaattctgacaAAGAGATAACAGCTGACTTACCTGTCTGACACTGGTGGGTCCTTTAATACTGTGATATGGTCCTGGCCTTTTGCAAACTCTACAACAAGTGTCTGACCAAGAATGTCTAGCTGATGTAGCCTGCTGAGAGCCTGAAGGAGATCAGAATGGGGAGTCAACACCGCTATAGCAATATTATGATAATCAGATAATGTCTATAAATCTGATTAATAAATAATCACCACAGGAAGAACAACAACGTACATTTGCTGCCAACTTCTCACTTCTGAACGTCGCAaaagctgtgtgtttctgtgaagaCAAGACAACACAGTTAGGAGTGGATGCCAACTTAATTTCAGGCTCACATGGTTCTACCTACCAGATGGCCCCTGTCGGTGCAAACCCTGACTGACTCGGCTCCAAAATACTTCAGAATATCCTGCTTCTCGTCCTCGCTGAGTTCAGCTGGTAAATGACGGACAAGCAGCGTTTTGCTGATGTTCGTTCGGACCAGGTCTTCATCTTTGTCCATGTCACTGTATGACTGCAGTTTAGAACATGCTTATTTAGTTGTGAAGACAAGCCTTTATTATATACTGCAAATGAGACGCAGTGGGTATAGTAAAGATGATTTATTCATCAATTATGGTAGTTTTAGGTCCTCCATTCTAAGTTATATTTTCTACTTTATCGGGGCTAGCCCTAACTTTAGCACTTTGCTAATGCCAGTGCTACACGAAGCTAACGACAAGTAAATTCTCGACTTCCTTTAGACAGTGTGACATTATGACAATAATTATGACGGGTAAAATTGAACAATGCGTTAAGGTAATAATTTAAACCTTAATTAACACATTTAAGAGCGTACCTGTCTCCCGCAGCCGCCGATAAACAACACTTCTTCCGGGCGCCTCTTCTTCTCTTGCGGGCGTCAGTAACTACTGTACAATACTACCACCTAGTGGACGGGAGTATAACTAGAGGTCACAATCATGGTAAAAATTAGGGGTTACTGATTTATTTTCCTCACTCGGGTGCGACCTACCGAAAGCTTCAATGAAGACAGAGCCCAGAGTACCGAAATATAGTGTAAAAACTAaaccaaaaaaagaacataagCATAAGCATGAGGTTATTATTAGCTCTGCATTGTGTAATGTAGTTAGTATACTTCACCAGTAGGTGTCAGTCACGTCATGTCAAATAATGACTAATGCAGGAGAAATTAGTCTGCCATTTCCAAACTACTGTAAATAGacttttaattacttttctcAAGCCACAAActattattaaaaagaaaaaaacttgttACCAAATGTAAGTGTATAAGTTTTTGAAACATCCAGTgtaatttacacacattttattatagAAGAGGTTAGGTTGTTCACAGAAAAAGATTTTTAGCCTTGTGCTGCTGGATGAATGCTAATCATCTATCAGTACCACAGAGATTAAACAGCAGTTAGGGAAGGCCTGCCTGTCTCCTGTCCAGCCTTATGAAAGCCTTCAGCTTCCCATCCCCACCCCCCCAGGAAAATCTGCTCTACACTTCTCGAGATGCCTCCAAATTCCTGGCCAAATGAAGCCTTTTCTTTGACGAGCAACGCAAGGGCATTCCTCATCAGGGGGGACACAATAACCCCTTTCACCATGGCTGGGCTCTGAAATTTCACAGGTGATGGGAGGAACGGTGGACACTCgatcctcctccctccctccgaCGTAACACATGAGACTGAGGGAgaggaaaagggagagagatgCTGATCGGGAATGTGGTGCCtctatagagagagagagagagaggggaaagtgagCTGAGCATGATAGAGGAGTGACTCAGTTATTATTGATTGGACTGATAGTATTAtgacttgaatgtacattaatgtttagaatttattgggtttttatcttatattttttatttttattttttacgctcactactttaccttattagtatttctgtctttttgagtatacatggagcattTAACttacagtgtaaaaacaagCTGTGGTTCCTTTGAGTTTTAACGTCACATCTTCTGAGAGATTTTATCTATTAGCAATCAGTGACAGTCCAGCCTGGAGGGACAGCCAGGTAGCCAGCTGAATCAGTCACACTTGGCTGTGTTCTGGGAGCAGCTTTGGCTCTGAAATGTTTGCCagatttggagtttaggtgtaTGGATTTGGGCCAGTGTGAGCTGAGAATTGGACCAACCATGGAGCATGGAGTGGTGACCTGGCATAAGCTTGGCTAACACTGAAAATCAGCAGAGTTTATTCCACAAATAAATCCATGGTGTGTAGCTGCACTGAATAACCGCACAGAGAAAGCTGGCTGTCAACAATACTAAGAAATTATGAACATTTCCTCTTTCTGGGTGATATTCATAGTGTTTTTTATTCTCCCGGTGCTCCATTATCTTCATATCCAACAGTCACTCAtagtgtgtgtcatttggtgCTGGGCAGGTGGCTCAAAAGCCTAAAATCGTGGTCCATTAAACCAAAATAACACTTTAAAAGAGACTAAAATACTCCGAGAGGAACTGCAATGTTCGCTTGTTATTTTCTGTGGATCAATTTGATCTGGTAAAAATATCACTAAATGCAGCTTAAAATATCCCTAGAAGCATTTTCAGGAGCCAAAAGAAGGATTTAGAAGTTCGCTAAAGGTTAATCGCGACCATGTTAATTGGCCACGCACCTGGTAGCTTCAAAATAAGTCTAAAAAATAAGGTCAACATTCAAACTCTCCAcgtgtctcctgtgtgtgtttcacctcCTTTCTGAGTGACCACAGGCATATTTTCCAGTTCTGGcctcagaagaaaaacagccgTAGcattaacacacatacactcctGTTTACACTCATATCTTTGGACTGCCGCATAATGAATCAATTAAATCAAACCTCTAATTAAAAACATATGTTAATACTCCTTAAACAATATTGTTTTACCCTAATACTGTCCTGCTGTAGTCCTCATCCACTACCCAAGGCTAATATACCCTGGACAGTAAGTTCAGGTCAGGTCCAGCCCCCTGAAGCTTTAAATGGACTCTTTCATGGTTGGAGCAGTGAATAGGGGCAGCAGGGGCCTCTGTGGTGGGTGTAGTTTGTATTTCCAGGAGCCTCACATGGCAACTgcattgggaaaaaaaaataggtttGAAGTATATCATGACTCCACTGAGGCTATACAAATAATACAAGGATTGGTAGATCCGGCTGGAAAACTGGTGTAGGGTTAGCAGTTAGCctcaaaacacatttagaaTGTCTGTCTGGTTAAAactgttcgtgtgtgtgtgtgtgtgtgtgtgtgtttgtcaacaGCCATCTCTCAGATTGGTGTGGAATGCCAGTACAAAGTGACTCCAGGTTTACTGTGGAGCAGTGATAGGTCAGTTTGAGGCTACATGATCGCAGAAGGCAGGCTAATAATTGTGTTGATACGTTGTATGTTTGCGTGGCTCTCCCAGTGACTGCAACAGTCCTAAGACGACtgattttatatttatagtAATACTACTATTGTTAATCTATCAGGTTAAATTCAAGCAGCAACAGGCTGAGACCTGAAGCGCATACAGAAGTGTTAAAAGTTGCAGTGCACGCCCAGGCCTCTAggagctggctccaaaagtgagtcaatccctatAGACTCCTATGTGGAAAAGGGCAAcgtacagcagaaataaacatgtttacagcatggTACAAAATGGTTTTGATCTCTTTTGAGAAGTGCTCTTTTTCTGAGAtctgtatatatttattaggactacCTTGAGTCACAGGCAAGTAAAGCCTCCTGCCTCCAACCAACTGCTTTAACAACTCCGttcctgctccacctctttgcctgtatttggagtttaggtagaCTGACGCTGTCGACATGATGACAGTTGGAGCGtcacacagagactcaaaacagctcttcagacaCCTATAGTTGACGTCAGGGAAGATATTTCAGTCTATCAGAGATATTTGCTTACATACATTATACATTACAAGCTGGAAACATTATTCCACACATGTTAAATGAATCACAAACAACAACGTCCCATGCTGATATGAATCATTCTCCCACTTGTTAcgtgttgtgtttatttaatgtcagaaagtctctataaatATTGCATCAGGAGTCTCATGTGGCCTACAGATGTGCCGTATTGTCAACATAATTCACACCATGGACGTtatcatgtttttctgtttctgaggaagggtttgctgcatgtttttacaGGTCCCTTACATCTGCGCTGTCATTCTTGTACGGAGACAGTGGAGAGAATAAAAGATAATTTCTGTTTTGCCTTTGAACCTAAACAATGCTTAGAAATTGGAGATGCAGTGTGCAGACTTAGGGCTGCACATTCAGAGAGCACAGGTGGATAATCATGGCACAGAGTGGAGCTAACCTCTAATTCTGAGGAGTCCCTACAGCCGATCGGAGTCCAGGCAAAGGCAGAAATGACATGAATCGCGGCCATCTTTgtttaatcagcatttccaacAAGCATTTGATAGATGGGGATGTAGAAGTTCAGCCTGTTAGGTTTGTATGATGAGTATGTTCAGAATACACCCAAACATGCACGTTATATTCACAACAATGCTGTGTAACTCTATATTAAAACACCCCAAAATGATGCAAGCTGCATGTAAGCAGACTTCAGCTGCAGAGATCATTCACATCTGACCAGTGCGCACACTTCACCTGCTCTCTATGATTAATGATAATGACAGCCCACCATCAGCTACACTCCCATTGGACAGGCCTAAACCAGTCCGCAGGTTTACTTTTCTCTTCCTGGTTTCCATGGTGAGGGAAGGTAAGAAGTGTGTGTGGGGATCAAACACAGTGTCACCCACTCTGGAAGGAGACTGCTAAGGGTGAGGGGAGGTCAGGAATCCAGGGCTGAGGCAGAATGTGAGGAATGTTGCCTCCAGACCTGAACACTGAAAACCAGtgaccagagagagagataccATCTCAGAATATGCAAAGTAAGGGCTCAGGGTCAAAGCTACAGGATGAGTTACATTAGCGAGAGTCCAGAGCGGCTCCAGAAAATAAATTCATGACAAATGTGTGAaggacagaagaggaagaagaagaagtcctgcagtttgtctgtctctgcagaagaaatgaaaacaagctGTTCAACACACGACTTCCATTATTAGCCCGACAGCACAGGACTGCTTCTCACATAGAGTTATTGTTCCACTTgatgaatgtgtgcatgtgcagcaGAGTGTCACTTTAAACATGTCCTTCCTGCTAACAGCTTGCTTTGACACCATTACTGGACTGAACTACAGTCAGATGTGGCTCTAAGAAGGGATTAATGATCCATCAGAGCTCACATCactgcagtggtggaaagtaactaagtatttgtactttgttactgtacttaagtacatttgtTATGTagttatactttacttaagtgaAAATAAtcgtgcatactttatacttttactccactacatttctacagtgtgtgtagtcacttgttacatttgatgaacacagtgctggactgatgtgaggtcagactctgcatggaggtggtgtcacgctgccagctgtgtttctataatgaacctcagtcatgatgccagtgctctggctcagttagctaactagttagctactgtctgctaacacaagtccatccattaatgtctgattaacatgaatcataacatgaatctacagcaggaattcttacacagtaaaaatggtgaatgcctgttttttattagcagcctctctgttcacttgatgcccacagcctgcctcatgacacacagacctgcccATGGCTGTTCtgggtactgaaaatgtaaattttacCCTGTTCAtgtatcctttgcaatggaaatcaataatatattcagtgcatgagtacttttacttttaatactttaagtacatttaaaggtaagtacttaagacttttacttaagtaggattgttgatgtagcacttctacttttacttcagtacttcctccaccactgcataACTCCATACAGAGACACTGGAGTGCATGTTAGAGCTTtttaccagctctgtgaagctgCTCTGAGCTACACACTAACAGCAGCATGCTCGCAGTTAGGATGCTAACACGCTGATGTTTAGCAGATGGTTACCTGATTCAACATTTGGGCTTATGTTCAGTAATTACTATTAAACACGTAGCACAGCTGAAGCTAATTAGCTTGCCATTTGTTTAGCAGGCTCTCATCAACATTTACAGAACATTGATGCCTACAGATGTACCTGGCAATGCTACATCTTTAATATGTATTCAATTAGACTaacttgtatttatttgtgGAACATCATGAATAACATTACTCTTGTTATACTTGTAAATAGATAAAATGATGATAATTGATCAATACAAAACATGAGGTGATCAGTAATAATCCAAATGACCTCTTACAAAGGCTGAAATAGTAATAACatcacaaacaaaatacaatgtGAGTCTGTAGTTAGGGCTAGGATGTAGACTAGGCTGCAGTAAATTCACTACTTGTGCTGTATTTGTATGATTTGCCTAATTTCATACATCATGGTTGTCACTGCGATCTGTATGGTAGCCTTTAAGGGACACAAAACAGATATTTATAAGGGTTCATCAGGAGACTCAAACACTCCTCTTACAAAAATGGTCCCCTGATTGTCAAGTTGAAGGTCCTTGAAGTATTTCTGTACGTCATTTCTTTACGTGCATGTATTGTATTAGCAGAGCATGTGACAAAGATGCTGAAGTCTCTTAGCTTTAACCAGCAAACCGACAGAAAAGATGTGATGTGCATGtgattcatttctttttttacagtgtgtattTTTGCTTCCTGGGAGTTAAAAATAAGGATAAAACCCTGCTGCAGCATCCAGTGTATAAAGTTAGCCAGCGACAGTTACACTGTGTTTACAGAAGCCAGAATGTCTCAGCTGTTCTATTTCAGCTCAAAGATCCCTTGTTCACAGTTCTCCTGAAGAGTCCTGCAGCCTGTATTCTGCTTGGCCATCCTGATATTCTGTCTTCCCACATCATCCCGATCCAGTGGCTCGGCTAGGCTGCCCTCTCCAACCTGCTAATTATCTCTCTAATGCAAGGGCACCTCCCTGAGCTTGACTGGCCCACATGCTGAATTGAAGGCATACAGCTGGATTACAGCAGGCTTCATCCACTTTTTTCTTCAGCAGAAATTACACTTTCTGTGGACATTTTAGATCCTTTgaagctcttttttttctacgAGCAGCAGCTGTATataacagttttgtttttttggtgacAGCTGCTGCTTGGGCTCTCTGTGTGAGAGCTCTGCAGCATTTCTTCTGGCTTTATACAGCCAATGCATTTCCCAGCAGTATCTCAGAGGGACATTCACTGCTTTCATGTGGATCCGTTTTTTAATCATAGAGGACAGATAACTGTAAAAGCAAAGCCTACATTGTTCAGTCATAATTCTCCCAAAATGTACCAAGTGAGACTGCAGCAGCATTGTTAAGAGGAGACTGCACATGTGGAGACTATTCACAGCTGTGATGGGTTCCAGACAGTCTCGCATCTCTGCTCAAAACCACTCTTGCATATTATGAGTTTCCTCTAATGTGATTATTTCTAGTTTTGACTTTTAAACTCATTGTTAGGTTTCAAATAGTCTCAtatgtaacacaacaacattgTTTTAAGCATGAAGAAAACCGTCCAATCAGCAATcagtaaacaacaacagaattTAAGGCAGGAAGAGTTAATATCTACGGtatgacataataataaaaataatattaattaactTTAATCTATTTGGTCAAAGTTTCTAGATTAGCATTAGCCAACTGCTAGCATCAACTGCAGGCTAGCAGGCTGAAGCTAACAGCTATAAAGCTATAGGCTTATATCAGAGACATTAAACAGACTTGAGCTATGTATTGTTTACACACTTACCACAGCAGGTTACTCCAGTCAAGACATCAGTGTCAACGTGTGCAAAGAATTAGCCACAGTAGTCCAGGAAGACGTGCATGATTTGTAGCTGCTTTGCTAGTGCTAGCATCACGTTTCACTGGGCAGGCTAATAATACCCCAGGTTTGCAGGGTGCTAATATCTGACAGTTTCTAGGTggaaaaataatatttacactTGCACAAAATTACAATTAAATTTAGGCCTGCAGATGTTACAATAAGCGAAGTCCTTCTGTATCATTATGACAGCTTGGAATTTTTAAATGCTGTGCCAATAATGGCTGTAGgctatagctgtgtgtgtgttcctggggTCAAAGCTGTAGAATTGTATATAAATAGTACAACACTTTAGGGCATATTTCATAACATGTCAATGCATTTTAAGGTTTTCATAAAGCTTTACATGACACTAAACAGTgtgaagtaaaacaataaaacagtttATGGGTTACCAACAGAATGCATTGACAAGTTAAAGAGTGAAGTCTGTGGAGCATTTGCagctttctctccctccctctcagttCTACTGCAGCGTACCTGAACACAGCGCTCTGCACTGGAAGCTCGCCTTCAGGGGCCTGTGTAGGAAAACCTGctaaaagacagacaggagcaaTGCAAGACAGGCGGCTCTGACTTGAGGTGAGGGCTACATGACTCGTCTTGAGCTATGGTGTGACCTCTTCACCAAACTCCCTctggggtcaaaggttaaaCAGGGCAGCTGTGCACAAAAGCAGCACAGAACCTTATCCTTCTTCATTCAGTCCCCTGACAGTGAGTTAAGGGTTA
This portion of the Parambassis ranga chromosome 20, fParRan2.1, whole genome shotgun sequence genome encodes:
- the rnpc3 gene encoding RNA-binding region-containing protein 3 isoform X4 codes for the protein MDKDEDLVRTNISKTLLVRHLPAELSEDEKQDILKYFGAESVRVCTDRGHLKHTAFATFRSEKLAANALSRLHQLDILGQTLVVEFAKGQDHITVLKDPPVSDRGKAKKEEQKKKETQQPNIPLIETGVAPSLGLKFEPNPTLKYLYPPPSNSILTNIMHALMSVPKFYVQVLHLMNKMNLPCPFGPVTPRPPMSDMLRPAPPIPMPPPFPPEYPPLPEEEMELASEEESEYESEDDEDKERIVRLMGLVNQACKRPLRPKTASKRKKPKIKDLLYTPKPDSQSAPLLQPSDVFEQPHPTGPKKIEFHISVPEVAAVMEGSGPGQPDDESRGNGPVDDREVVPSSSQEAAEAEGFGKLYPSVQGSQQEEHSDEEQDLMLDFISRKELEKGRLSRDEIKRMSVFKHYEPGEPTCRLYVKNIAKQVEEKDLKYIYGRYINPSSEAERNMFDIVLMKEGRMKGQAFVGLPSEQSAEKALRETNGYVLYDKPLVVQFARSAKPKQESTDGKKGPKER
- the rnpc3 gene encoding RNA-binding region-containing protein 3 isoform X3: MDKDEDLVRTNISKTLLVRHLPAELSEDEKQDILKYFGAESVRVCTDRGHLKHTAFATFRSEKLAANALSRLHQLDILGQTLVVEFAKGQDHITVLKDPPVSDRGKAKKEEQKKKETQQPNIPLIETGVAPSLGLKFEPNPTLKYLYPPPSNSILTNIMHALMSVPKFYVQVLHLMNKMNLPCPFGPVTPRPPMQSDMLRPAPPIPMPPPFPPEYPPLPEEEMELASEEESEYESEDDEDKERIVRLMGLVNQACKRPLRPKTASKRKKPKIKDLLYTPKPDSQSAPLLQPSDVFEQPHPTGPKKIEFHISVPEVAAVMEGSGPGQPDDESRGNGPVDDREVVPSSSQEAAEAEGFGKLYPSVQGSQQEEHSDEEQDLMLDFISRKELEKGRLSRDEIKRMSVFKHYEPGEPTCRLYVKNIAKQVEEKDLKYIYGRYINPSSEAERNMFDIVLMKEGRMKGQAFVGLPSEQSAEKALRETNGYVLYDKPLVVQFARSAKPKQESTDGKKGPKER
- the rnpc3 gene encoding RNA-binding region-containing protein 3 isoform X2 — protein: MDKDEDLVRTNISKTLLVRHLPAELSEDEKQDILKYFGAESVRVCTDRGHLKHTAFATFRSEKLAANALSRLHQLDILGQTLVVEFAKGQDHITVLKDPPVSDSRGKAKKEEQKKKETQQPNIPLIETGVAPSLGLKFEPNPTLKYLYPPPSNSILTNIMHALMSVPKFYVQVLHLMNKMNLPCPFGPVTPRPPMSDMLRPAPPIPMPPPFPPEYPPLPEEEMELASEEESEYESEDDEDKERIVRLMGLVNQACKRPLRPKTASKRKKPKIKDLLYTPKPDSQSAPLLQPSDVFEQPHPTGPKKIEFHISVPEVAAVMEGSGPGQPDDESRGNGPVDDREVVPSSSQEAAEAEGFGKLYPSVQGSQQEEHSDEEQDLMLDFISRKELEKGRLSRDEIKRMSVFKHYEPGEPTCRLYVKNIAKQVEEKDLKYIYGRYINPSSEAERNMFDIVLMKEGRMKGQAFVGLPSEQSAEKALRETNGYVLYDKPLVVQFARSAKPKQESTDGKKGPKER
- the rnpc3 gene encoding RNA-binding region-containing protein 3 isoform X1, producing MDKDEDLVRTNISKTLLVRHLPAELSEDEKQDILKYFGAESVRVCTDRGHLKHTAFATFRSEKLAANALSRLHQLDILGQTLVVEFAKGQDHITVLKDPPVSDSRGKAKKEEQKKKETQQPNIPLIETGVAPSLGLKFEPNPTLKYLYPPPSNSILTNIMHALMSVPKFYVQVLHLMNKMNLPCPFGPVTPRPPMQSDMLRPAPPIPMPPPFPPEYPPLPEEEMELASEEESEYESEDDEDKERIVRLMGLVNQACKRPLRPKTASKRKKPKIKDLLYTPKPDSQSAPLLQPSDVFEQPHPTGPKKIEFHISVPEVAAVMEGSGPGQPDDESRGNGPVDDREVVPSSSQEAAEAEGFGKLYPSVQGSQQEEHSDEEQDLMLDFISRKELEKGRLSRDEIKRMSVFKHYEPGEPTCRLYVKNIAKQVEEKDLKYIYGRYINPSSEAERNMFDIVLMKEGRMKGQAFVGLPSEQSAEKALRETNGYVLYDKPLVVQFARSAKPKQESTDGKKGPKER